A genome region from Brassica oleracea var. oleracea cultivar TO1000 chromosome C2, BOL, whole genome shotgun sequence includes the following:
- the LOC106326556 gene encoding uncharacterized protein LOC106326556 isoform X2: protein MACKFLCHLIIFAIITFVVQGFCGLDSVTLQQSKSGMVKNKPVWKVTLMNPCRCPLTNLKLSCTGFESVVPVDTLTKTGDVCLLKKDILGTFVFTYVWDTSFELKVISGTIKFKVVNGTITGCT, encoded by the exons ATGGCTTGCAAATTTCTTTGCCACCTAATCATCTTCGCCATCATCACCTTCGTCGTCCAAG GATTTTGTGGACTTGATAGCGTTACTCTGCAACAATCCAAGTCCGGAATGGTTAAGAACAAACCAGTGTGGAAAGTGACATTGATGAACCCATGTAGATGCCCACTCACTAACCTAAAGTTGTCGTGCACTGGTTTCGAATCGGTTGTACCCGTTGATACGTTGACAAAAACTGGCGATGTGTGTCTTCTCAAAAAAGATATACTTGGAACCTTCGTTTTCACATACGTATGGGACACTAGCTTCGAGCTCAAGGTCATTAGTGGGACTATTAAGTTCAAAGTCGTTAATGGGACGATCACTGGTTGTACATGA
- the LOC106326556 gene encoding uncharacterized protein LOC106326556 isoform X1, whose protein sequence is MACKFLCHLIIFAIITFVVQVSGFCGLDSVTLQQSKSGMVKNKPVWKVTLMNPCRCPLTNLKLSCTGFESVVPVDTLTKTGDVCLLKKDILGTFVFTYVWDTSFELKVISGTIKFKVVNGTITGCT, encoded by the exons ATGGCTTGCAAATTTCTTTGCCACCTAATCATCTTCGCCATCATCACCTTCGTCGTCCAAG TGTCAGGATTTTGTGGACTTGATAGCGTTACTCTGCAACAATCCAAGTCCGGAATGGTTAAGAACAAACCAGTGTGGAAAGTGACATTGATGAACCCATGTAGATGCCCACTCACTAACCTAAAGTTGTCGTGCACTGGTTTCGAATCGGTTGTACCCGTTGATACGTTGACAAAAACTGGCGATGTGTGTCTTCTCAAAAAAGATATACTTGGAACCTTCGTTTTCACATACGTATGGGACACTAGCTTCGAGCTCAAGGTCATTAGTGGGACTATTAAGTTCAAAGTCGTTAATGGGACGATCACTGGTTGTACATGA